One window of the Granulicella arctica genome contains the following:
- a CDS encoding amidohydrolase has translation MPNQRTTTLLASALLLLTSTTAFAQQPTPGIDRELPALVEIYKTLHQHPELSHHETWTAAYLAAALRKQGFTVTEHLGKYRDGTSAEGLIAILENGPGPRLLIRTELDALPVEEKTNLPYASHVTTKDDSGQPVSIMHACGHDIHITTILGTVQQLVADKSKWHGTLMIVGQPAEEVVDDGARAMLADHVYERFGRPDFVIAEHDVSDIAAGQVGVVSGPFKSSATDIDVVMRGVGGHGAKPEQTKDPVVMAGEFLVLLQTIVSRQTAPLQPAVLTVGHISGGTKRNIIPEEVRMEISMRSFDETQRLAMIEAVKRTANGVAIADGVPENRMPLVTIPGYVPVTINDAALADRFRTVARTALGPQNLVETKPSMASEDFGAWALPDHSVPIFCFWLGVSDPAKVKESERTGIPLPATHSSQFAPVPEPTIRTGVIAMTALAISLLNK, from the coding sequence ATGCCCAACCAGCGCACCACAACGCTCCTGGCGTCAGCTCTTCTACTGCTGACCTCGACGACAGCATTCGCACAGCAGCCAACACCCGGCATCGACCGCGAACTACCCGCCTTAGTCGAGATCTACAAGACCCTCCACCAGCACCCCGAGCTCTCCCACCACGAGACCTGGACCGCCGCCTACCTCGCCGCCGCCCTCCGCAAGCAGGGCTTCACCGTCACCGAGCACCTCGGCAAATACCGCGACGGCACCTCCGCCGAAGGCCTTATCGCCATCCTCGAGAACGGTCCCGGCCCGCGCCTCCTCATCCGCACCGAGCTGGACGCCCTGCCCGTCGAAGAGAAGACCAATCTCCCCTACGCAAGCCACGTCACCACCAAAGATGATTCCGGCCAGCCCGTCAGCATCATGCACGCCTGTGGCCACGACATCCACATCACCACCATCCTCGGCACCGTCCAGCAACTCGTCGCCGACAAATCAAAATGGCACGGCACCCTCATGATCGTTGGCCAGCCCGCCGAAGAGGTGGTCGACGATGGAGCCCGCGCCATGCTCGCCGACCACGTCTACGAGCGTTTCGGCCGCCCCGACTTCGTCATCGCCGAGCACGACGTATCCGACATCGCCGCCGGTCAGGTAGGCGTCGTCAGCGGTCCCTTCAAGTCCAGCGCCACCGACATCGACGTAGTCATGCGCGGCGTAGGTGGCCACGGTGCCAAGCCTGAGCAGACCAAAGATCCCGTCGTCATGGCAGGCGAATTCCTTGTCCTCTTGCAAACCATTGTCAGCCGCCAGACGGCGCCCCTGCAGCCCGCCGTCCTTACCGTTGGCCACATTAGCGGAGGCACCAAGCGCAACATCATCCCCGAAGAAGTCCGTATGGAGATCTCCATGCGCAGCTTCGATGAGACCCAGCGCCTCGCCATGATCGAAGCCGTCAAGCGCACCGCCAACGGAGTAGCCATCGCGGACGGTGTCCCCGAGAACCGCATGCCGCTCGTCACCATCCCCGGCTACGTCCCCGTCACGATCAACGATGCCGCACTGGCCGATCGCTTCCGCACCGTAGCTCGCACCGCTCTGGGCCCGCAGAATTTAGTCGAAACCAAGCCCAGCATGGCCAGCGAAGACTTCGGCGCATGGGCGCTCCCCGATCACTCCGTCCCCATCTTCTGCTTCTGGCTCGGTGTCTCCGACCCGGCAAAGGTCAAGGAAAGCGAGCGCACCGGCATCCCCCTGCCCGCCACCCACTCCTCCCAGTTCGCCCCCGTACCAGAACCTACCATCCGCACTGGAGTCATCGCCATGACCGCCCTGGCCATATCCCTACTCAATAAATAG
- a CDS encoding glycoside hydrolase family 172 protein, whose protein sequence is MYAFWISALLLVMLTPDLTAQVSGEMPDPTRQQTYTLHRSSSREATGANADARTVTPGQTLTVLDVDGPGMISHIWFTLDDSETYALKRIVLRMYWDGETTPSVETPIGDFFGLGNGVYYHWESLMLSAGGDKALNSYFPMPYAHHARITITDEGKLPLSHLYWNIDYRVNAEPLPPDTLYFHAEYRQAQPNHGWTGNWYENGDPIVNYKRNADGKDNFEWFEAKGHGQFVGVTLSVLQNQDGWWGEGNDMFKIDGDTPSIVGTGGEDYFLGAWGYGGPQDYLLHGAPVVGKELAGERSSMYRFHFDSPIPFTKTMTASMEHGHANHRSDNFYSVAYWYQSEPHLAFPPLPDVDQRIPTLQFVGGPGNAKGPYDPNSLHPR, encoded by the coding sequence ATGTACGCTTTCTGGATTTCGGCCCTGCTACTGGTGATGCTCACGCCTGATCTGACGGCACAGGTTTCTGGCGAAATGCCGGATCCGACGCGGCAGCAGACGTATACGCTGCATCGCTCTTCAAGCCGTGAGGCTACGGGCGCGAATGCGGATGCACGCACGGTGACGCCGGGCCAGACACTTACGGTGCTCGATGTAGATGGGCCGGGAATGATCTCGCATATCTGGTTCACGCTGGATGATTCAGAGACGTATGCGTTGAAGCGCATCGTGCTGCGGATGTATTGGGACGGCGAGACGACTCCTAGTGTTGAGACACCGATCGGTGACTTCTTTGGATTGGGAAATGGAGTTTATTACCACTGGGAGTCGCTGATGCTTTCGGCGGGTGGGGACAAGGCGCTCAACAGCTACTTCCCGATGCCGTATGCACACCATGCGCGCATCACGATCACGGATGAAGGCAAGCTGCCGCTGAGTCATCTCTACTGGAACATCGACTATCGCGTCAACGCGGAGCCGTTGCCGCCGGATACGCTCTACTTCCATGCAGAGTATCGCCAGGCGCAGCCGAACCATGGATGGACGGGTAACTGGTATGAGAACGGCGATCCGATTGTGAACTACAAGCGCAATGCCGATGGCAAGGATAACTTCGAGTGGTTCGAGGCGAAGGGGCATGGCCAGTTCGTTGGCGTGACCTTATCCGTGCTCCAGAATCAGGATGGGTGGTGGGGCGAGGGGAACGATATGTTCAAGATCGATGGGGACACTCCGTCGATTGTGGGCACCGGTGGCGAGGACTACTTCCTCGGTGCGTGGGGGTATGGTGGGCCGCAGGACTATCTGCTGCACGGCGCTCCTGTGGTTGGTAAGGAGCTTGCCGGGGAGCGTTCGAGCATGTATCGATTCCACTTTGATTCACCGATTCCCTTTACCAAGACGATGACGGCGAGCATGGAACATGGCCATGCAAACCATCGATCGGATAACTTCTACTCGGTGGCGTACTGGTACCAGAGTGAGCCGCATCTTGCGTTTCCGCCGCTGCCGGATGTGGACCAGAGAATTCCTACGCTGCAGTTTGTTGGTGGACCGGGGAATGCGAAGGGGCCGTATGACCCGAATAGCCTTCATCCACGGTAG
- the queD gene encoding 6-carboxytetrahydropterin synthase QueD: MFEVTVEAGFSSGHYLRNYRGKCENPHGHNYKVFVTLIGEELDEAGMLLDFKLLKQVMRPTVEYLDHFMINDLPPFDSAINPSAENLAKYFYDKTSTQLHEMTAGRVRVKDCTLYETDTSFARYYE, from the coding sequence ATGTTTGAAGTAACTGTAGAAGCCGGATTCTCCTCCGGCCACTACCTGCGCAACTATCGCGGCAAGTGTGAGAACCCCCACGGCCACAACTACAAGGTCTTCGTTACCCTCATCGGCGAAGAACTCGACGAAGCTGGCATGCTCCTTGATTTCAAGCTTCTCAAACAGGTCATGCGTCCCACTGTCGAGTATCTCGATCACTTCATGATCAACGATCTGCCGCCCTTCGACAGCGCCATCAATCCCAGCGCCGAGAACCTGGCAAAGTACTTCTACGACAAGACCAGCACCCAGCTTCACGAGATGACTGCCGGTCGCGTTCGCGTCAAAGACTGCACTCTTTACGAGACCGACACCAGCTTCGCCCGCTACTACGAGTAA
- a CDS encoding lactonase family protein — translation MTKLSTSSHWTRRTFMTATVAALAATRLSAEQPTGSHVYIGSTTKLPADGIHVATWNPDAGTLSDVRLAFECLAPSFLAVSPDKKTLFAGHSSQSKIGGLSSFHIEPSGDLKLITTLNIEHADFVHLAVDHTGTCVIAPNYGAGTINSCSVTQDGRLADLVHDIKLTGHGPIASRQTAPHAHGVAISPNNRFVYISDLGTDRILIYKLNTATAELTPADPAVFTMPPGSGPRHLAFHPNGKWAYSVNELDSTLTFFTWNPATGALTSVAAVPTMLPNGDVATNRAGEIAFDRAGQFLYSCNRGAAEELLTYSIAADGRLKLIGRIPTGAKEARHFIVTPDDGHLLVARQFGNDVAVFTRDRKTGLLSATENRYPMDGASCVLFA, via the coding sequence ATGACCAAACTCAGCACGTCTAGCCACTGGACCCGCCGCACCTTCATGACTGCAACGGTTGCAGCGCTCGCCGCAACCCGCCTCTCCGCAGAGCAGCCCACGGGGTCGCACGTCTACATCGGCTCCACCACCAAACTGCCTGCCGACGGCATCCACGTAGCCACTTGGAACCCCGATGCCGGTACCCTCTCTGACGTCCGCCTCGCCTTCGAGTGCCTCGCCCCGAGCTTCCTCGCCGTCAGCCCCGACAAGAAGACCCTCTTCGCCGGTCACTCCTCCCAGTCGAAGATCGGCGGCCTCAGTTCCTTCCACATCGAGCCGTCCGGCGACCTCAAGCTCATCACCACCCTCAACATCGAGCACGCCGACTTCGTCCACCTCGCCGTCGACCATACCGGCACCTGCGTCATTGCGCCTAACTACGGCGCTGGGACCATCAACTCCTGCAGCGTCACGCAGGATGGTCGTCTCGCCGATCTTGTCCACGACATCAAGCTCACCGGCCACGGCCCCATTGCCTCTCGCCAGACCGCGCCCCATGCTCATGGCGTCGCCATCTCTCCCAACAATCGCTTCGTCTACATCAGCGATCTCGGCACCGACCGTATCCTCATCTACAAGCTCAACACGGCCACCGCCGAACTCACCCCGGCAGACCCCGCCGTCTTCACCATGCCGCCTGGCTCCGGTCCGCGCCACCTGGCCTTCCATCCCAATGGTAAGTGGGCCTACAGCGTCAACGAGCTTGATTCCACGCTCACCTTCTTCACCTGGAACCCCGCCACCGGCGCACTCACCTCGGTAGCCGCAGTACCCACCATGCTCCCCAATGGCGACGTCGCCACCAACCGCGCTGGCGAGATCGCCTTCGATCGCGCCGGCCAATTCCTCTACTCCTGCAACCGCGGAGCCGCCGAAGAACTCCTCACCTACTCCATCGCCGCAGACGGTCGCCTCAAGCTCATCGGTCGTATACCCACCGGAGCAAAGGAGGCCCGCCACTTCATCGTCACCCCCGATGACGGACACCTCCTTGTCGCGCGTCAGTTCGGCAACGACGTAGCCGTGTTCACCCGCGACCGCAAGACCGGCCTATTAAGTGCCACCGAAAACCGCTACCCCATGGACGGAGCCTCCTGCGTCCTCTTCGCCTGA